One genomic region from Geotrypetes seraphini chromosome 17, aGeoSer1.1, whole genome shotgun sequence encodes:
- the KLF15 gene encoding Krueppel-like factor 15: protein MVDHLMPVEESFTCATSPGGCAGDMLLGRRCYQMLPSPLSEDDSDSSSLCSCSSPEAPVLSSSYGSTSSAESQESILDYLLSQASLGSATASWWEKRQSHTGVKEENCQFPQFAVDMDEFGPFQPTLEEIEEFLEENMEMEFKVERTNETKDLRTCSQMSVATSPQKDQTSPSPILKEVKSEELGSSSQDIDSAKEVLSVEGGIPLILQIQPMQIKQESGSSSAAQLQPQENIKIAQLLVNIQGQTFALVPQLVQSSNLPSKFVRIGPVPIAAKPLGPGVGNHGQTGIIVGQRFQKTPATELIKMHKCTFPGCTKMYTKSSHLKAHLRRHTGEKPFACTWPGCGWRFSRSDELSRHRRSHSGVKPYQCPVCEKKFARSDHLSKHIKVHRFPRNSRSTRTMN, encoded by the exons ATGGTGGATCATTTGATGCCCGTCGAGGAGTCTTTCACATGCGCCACTTCCCCCGGTGGATGTGCAGGTGATATGTTGCTGGGGAGACGGTGCTACCAGATGCTGCCCTCGCCGCTTTCGGAAGACGACAGCGATTCTTCGAGTCTTTGCTCCTGTTCCAGCCCTGAGGCGCCGGTTCTCAGTTCCAGTTATGGAAGCACGTCCAGCGCTGAAAGTCAGGAGAGTATCCTGGACTACTTGCTGTCTCAGGCGTCTTTGGGGAGCGCCACTGCTTCCTGGTGGGAGAAAAGACAATCCCATACCGGGGTAAAAGAGGAGAATTGTCAGTTTCCTCAGTTTGCAGTGGACATGGATGAATTTGGACCATTTCAGCCCACCCTGGAGGAAATTGaggagtttctggaggaaaacatGGAGATGGAATTCAAGGTGGAAAGAACAAATGAGACCAAGGATTTGAGAACTTGCAGCCAAATGTCTGTTGCTACTTCCCCACAAAAAGACCAAACGTCACCCAGTCCCATCTTAAAGGAAGTTAAAAGTGAAGAGTTGGGCAGTTCATCTCAAGACATTGATTCTGCCAAGGAAGTGTTATCAGTTGAAGGTGGGATTCCTCTTATTTTGCAAATTCAGCCCATGCAGATCAAGCAAGAGTCCGGTTCAAGCTCTGCTGCCCAGCTTCAGCCTCAAGAAAACATCAAAATTGCCCAGCTCCTGGTCAATATTCAAGGGCAAACCTTTGCCTTAGTGCCACAGTTAGTCCAGTCATCAAACTTGCCATCAAAGTTTGTGCGCATAGGGCCTGTCCCTATTGCCGCAAAACCCCTTGGACCAGGAGTCGGGAATCACGGACAGACGGGAATCATCGTGGGTCAGAGGTTTCAAAAGACCCCTGCAACAGAACTAATCAAAATGCACAAATGTACTTTCCCGGGATGTACTAAAATGTACACCAAAAGCAGTCATCTCAAGGCGCACCTGCGGAGGCACACGGGGGAGAAGCCTTTCGCTTGCACGTGGCCCGGCTGCGGTTGGAG GTTCTCCAGATCGGACGAGCTGTCCCGACACCGGCGCTCTCACTCTGGAGTAAAGCCTTACCAATGCCCCGTCTGTGAGAAGAAATTTGCCCGAAGTGACCACTTGTCGAAACACATCAAGGTGCACCGGTTTCCCAGAAACAGCCGCTCGACACGCACGATGAACTGA